In bacterium, the following are encoded in one genomic region:
- a CDS encoding DUF4910 domain-containing protein, with amino-acid sequence MIEKIWKAIGEEFSGENAKAYINRIWKNSRFNSFDEIRKTAWEIWEIMGENGLIREIIEYPADGITHYGGWIMPEAWDVEDAFLEIIEPQVDKPLIASYKKCPYSLMMYSSPTPEEGIECQVVFEDWDVEGKIVLTNSIGVDKALELFKRGAVGIISDYIAVLGKPYGKEDKYYEKAVQLHNYTIPPWKMERKGFGFSLSPSEGRKLRQLMEKGKVKVRAVVKTNNYNGSIPLVSGLLEGESDEEIMITAHLCEPGANDNASGCAVGLEVVRAIKSCIEKGKLEPLQRGIRLLFGFEVRSLQAFLNTYPNLRRFVAGINLDMVGADPSDARSVCNLAFNFTPSYTDFLALHLLERLRQEHPLFNYKIQKFVIDDNILGEPFVGAPFCLLGSWPDAYYHNSLDTPNIISPVYLSAFGKIAGSYCYFLANSGFEEAIFLARFVKEKAEEEISRISQVAIFDGKVEETVKQIDLTVERNVQRLQSLRRLVRGRGFVPTAEELKRNKDFFAPGSYLFKDEELKRYIPELSERLCEFAEEKKRGIERDLAYISGVKGRKEAEGKREIENRGEQDEKGRRIVPLRMFKGAVSFEFLDEEEKDRLEELCGFKAGWGAPEWVQIALFLSNGRRNLGEIYEILLKEGACVKFEVLVNLMKLLSEKGLMRFRPYLTKEDFKRAFAELGLPKGAIVMVHSSLSRFGYVEGGADTVIDALLESIGEEGTLVMPAFSFSWVGNPPFEKERTPSRVGAITEAFRKRKGVLRSSHPTHSICAFGPKAELIVSQHSPDKPVFSKEGTFGKLYELDAFILMLAPLNTNTLMHMAEEWGGVPMPDFLGHIIENGERKVVRIRKAPWHVNFEPHYRILFQKGLIKSTKLGEKEVYLMRARDVVDISLENIKANPMMVTVEGCECAFCRHIRERISKSR; translated from the coding sequence ATGATTGAGAAGATATGGAAAGCGATTGGGGAGGAGTTTTCAGGGGAGAACGCCAAGGCTTATATAAATCGCATCTGGAAGAATTCTCGTTTCAATTCCTTTGATGAGATAAGGAAAACGGCGTGGGAGATATGGGAAATTATGGGGGAAAACGGATTGATTCGGGAGATTATTGAATATCCCGCCGATGGGATAACCCATTATGGTGGTTGGATAATGCCCGAGGCTTGGGATGTTGAGGATGCCTTTCTTGAGATAATTGAGCCCCAAGTAGATAAGCCGCTTATTGCTTCTTATAAGAAATGCCCCTATTCCCTGATGATGTATTCTTCACCTACCCCCGAGGAAGGGATTGAGTGCCAGGTCGTCTTTGAGGACTGGGATGTGGAAGGAAAAATCGTGCTGACGAATTCCATCGGAGTGGATAAAGCGTTGGAATTGTTCAAAAGGGGAGCGGTGGGAATAATATCGGATTATATCGCCGTTTTGGGTAAGCCTTATGGTAAAGAGGACAAATATTACGAAAAAGCAGTTCAGCTTCATAACTATACAATCCCTCCCTGGAAGATGGAAAGAAAGGGCTTCGGCTTTTCCCTATCTCCCTCAGAGGGTAGAAAGTTAAGGCAATTAATGGAAAAGGGGAAGGTTAAGGTAAGAGCAGTTGTAAAGACAAACAATTATAATGGGAGCATTCCTTTAGTGAGCGGACTTTTAGAGGGGGAAAGCGATGAGGAGATAATGATTACCGCTCACCTCTGCGAGCCGGGGGCAAATGACAATGCCTCTGGTTGTGCTGTTGGATTGGAGGTGGTGAGGGCTATAAAATCCTGCATTGAGAAGGGAAAGCTTGAACCTCTTCAAAGGGGGATAAGGCTGCTATTCGGATTTGAGGTGAGAAGCCTTCAAGCCTTCCTGAATACCTATCCCAACCTGCGTCGCTTTGTTGCGGGGATAAATCTTGATATGGTTGGGGCGGACCCAAGCGATGCGAGGTCGGTTTGCAATTTAGCTTTCAATTTCACCCCCTCCTATACTGATTTCCTCGCCCTTCATCTATTGGAAAGGCTTCGCCAAGAACATCCTCTTTTCAACTATAAAATCCAAAAATTCGTCATTGATGACAATATTCTTGGGGAGCCTTTTGTGGGCGCTCCCTTCTGCTTACTGGGAAGTTGGCCCGATGCATATTATCACAATTCCCTTGATACTCCCAATATAATTTCCCCAGTTTACCTCTCCGCATTTGGTAAAATCGCTGGCTCATATTGTTATTTCCTCGCTAATAGTGGTTTTGAGGAAGCTATTTTTCTTGCGAGGTTTGTAAAGGAGAAGGCGGAAGAGGAAATCAGCAGGATATCGCAGGTAGCTATCTTTGATGGGAAAGTAGAGGAAACGGTTAAGCAAATAGATTTGACGGTGGAGAGAAATGTTCAGAGGTTGCAATCTTTGAGGAGATTGGTGAGGGGTAGGGGTTTCGTCCCAACTGCAGAGGAATTGAAGAGAAACAAGGATTTCTTCGCGCCAGGCTCGTATCTATTTAAAGACGAGGAATTGAAAAGATATATCCCCGAGCTCAGCGAGAGGCTGTGTGAATTCGCAGAAGAAAAGAAAAGGGGAATCGAAAGGGATTTAGCTTATATATCAGGGGTGAAGGGGAGAAAAGAGGCTGAGGGGAAACGCGAAATAGAAAATAGAGGGGAGCAGGATGAGAAAGGTAGGAGAATCGTTCCTTTGAGGATGTTTAAGGGAGCGGTAAGCTTTGAGTTTCTTGATGAAGAGGAAAAGGACAGATTGGAGGAGCTTTGTGGGTTTAAAGCGGGTTGGGGAGCCCCGGAGTGGGTTCAAATTGCCCTCTTCCTCTCAAATGGCAGGAGGAATCTTGGGGAAATCTATGAAATTTTGTTAAAGGAAGGCGCATGTGTGAAGTTTGAAGTCCTCGTTAATTTGATGAAGTTATTAAGCGAGAAGGGGTTAATGAGATTTAGACCATATTTAACGAAAGAGGATTTCAAGAGGGCTTTTGCTGAGCTGGGATTGCCGAAAGGGGCTATCGTGATGGTTCATTCTTCGCTTAGTCGGTTTGGCTATGTTGAGGGTGGAGCTGATACAGTGATTGATGCCCTTCTTGAGAGCATCGGGGAGGAGGGGACTCTCGTTATGCCCGCATTTAGCTTTTCCTGGGTGGGCAATCCTCCTTTTGAAAAGGAGAGAACTCCATCCCGTGTGGGCGCTATAACCGAGGCGTTTAGAAAAAGGAAGGGAGTTTTGCGGAGTTCCCATCCCACTCACTCAATTTGTGCCTTTGGACCAAAGGCTGAATTAATAGTTTCCCAGCATTCTCCCGATAAGCCAGTTTTCTCTAAGGAAGGAACTTTCGGCAAGCTCTACGAGCTTGATGCTTTCATATTGATGCTCGCTCCCTTAAATACGAACACACTTATGCATATGGCGGAGGAATGGGGAGGAGTTCCCATGCCCGATTTCCTTGGACATATCATTGAAAATGGGGAAAGGAAAGTAGTGAGAATAAGGAAGGCGCCTTGGCATGTCAATTTTGAGCCCCATTACAGAATCCTCTTCCAAAAAGGGCTTATTAAGTCAACGAAGTTAGGGGAAAAGGAGGTCTATTTGATGAGGGCGAGGGATGTCGTGGATATATCCCTTGAGAATATTAAGGCAAATCCTATGATGGTCACGGTGGAAGGCTGTGAATGCGCCTTCTGTAGACATATAAGGGAGAGAATATCCAAATCCCGATAG